The Marivirga salinae DNA window CAGTTTAGATGCAAGGCAGCAGTGCCATTGGCTACAGCAACAGCATATTTTGAACCTACGTAGTCTGCAAAATCCTCTTCAAACTCCTTGATTTTAGGTCCTTGAGTTAGGTAGTCGGATTGTAAAGTTTCTACTACAGCCTGAATGTCAGTTTCTGTAATGTTTTGCTTTCCGTATGGAATTATATTTTGGCTCATACTTCAAATGTCGAATCTACATGTTCTTTAATAAGAGTGCGCAAACTTTCCACAGTTTCCCATTCATTATTTTCTCCTGAATTATATTTGAATCCTGGCTCCACCTTTGTAGCATTAAATTGTTTGATGAAATCATCTATCTTCCATTTATGAGTAGCGGGAAGTATAGTGTAATATTTCCCTAAATCATATGTATAAAATGAATCGGAAGTAGTAATCATCTCTTCATGGACTTTCTCACCGGGTCTAATTCCGATTACAGGCTTGTCACAATTCGGACAGACGGCTTCTGCCACATCTGGAATTTTATAAGATGGGATTTTTGGAACAAAAATTTCTCCTCCCCATGCATGTTCAAGAGCATGCATTACCATATCCACTCCACCTTGGAGGGAAATATTAAAACGAGTCATGGTGGGGTCTGTAATAGGCAAAACACCGTCTTTTTTCTTATTTAAGAAAAAAGGAATAACAGAGCCATTTGATCCCATTACATTTCCGTAGCGTACAACAGAAAATTTGATAGGGTTCCAACCTGTTATATTGTTGGCCGCTATAAATAATTTGTCAGAGGCTAATTTAGTAGCTCCATAAAGGTTAATAGGTGCACAAGCCTTATCTGTGGAAAGTGCCACTACTCTTTCAACATTGGTCTCTAAGGCTGCATGAATTACATTTTGAGCACCATTAATATTTGTCTTCACACATTCATCAGGATTGTACTCGGCCAAATGCACATGTTTCATGGCTGCGGCATGAATTATATAATCAACATTTTTAACAGCTCTGGTCAATCTTTCTTTGTCACGTACATCTCCAATAAAAAATCTCATTTGTGGAAATTTGTCACTTGGAAATTCTTGCGCCATCTGAAATTGTTTCTGCTCGTCTCGAGAAAAAATGATTATTTTTTTAATCTCGGGATG harbors:
- the pseB gene encoding UDP-N-acetylglucosamine 4,6-dehydratase (inverting); this encodes MYKDKTILITGGTGSLGKALTSHILKVHPEIKKIIIFSRDEQKQFQMAQEFPSDKFPQMRFFIGDVRDKERLTRAVKNVDYIIHAAAMKHVHLAEYNPDECVKTNINGAQNVIHAALETNVERVVALSTDKACAPINLYGATKLASDKLFIAANNITGWNPIKFSVVRYGNVMGSNGSVIPFFLNKKKDGVLPITDPTMTRFNISLQGGVDMVMHALEHAWGGEIFVPKIPSYKIPDVAEAVCPNCDKPVIGIRPGEKVHEEMITTSDSFYTYDLGKYYTILPATHKWKIDDFIKQFNATKVEPGFKYNSGENNEWETVESLRTLIKEHVDSTFEV